The following nucleotide sequence is from Gadus macrocephalus chromosome 18, ASM3116895v1.
gTCATAgaagaacctggagttccatttcattgaaataagtggcccgtttcgccatttcaaTCAGGGTTttcatgatccatacatcacgccTGTTtggtatggaagcatatatgtagctcAATTGATATCctcaatcctcaattaaatttgcaaaagttataacaatacaaatagaataacattttgtcaaattctttgagttcctttattcaaattgaaaagctataccgtccccgtgattgcaatccactccgccacgctccgtgtgttgcgaaatgacatttcaatccgcaaaacaaacgctttgcaaaagattaggcaaaacggaatccaaaacgttttccaaaacggaatccaaaacgttttccaaaaagtcaataatcaaagtggcaaacgtatcagccaatcagcgtctgggcgggaaatacgtcacttgctcgtaatttccttgttcacgttcacttctagttcgtatgtgtcaggtccatggtcaccaatggagattattgatacgctccgaaatTTCagcgatgatgtggagaacaatcaattcaattcaattcaattttatttgtatagcccttaatcaccattacagtctcaaagggcttaaaggcacccagtgcaactttatgtaaacattcaatgaaaaataaacattcaatttctagtcttttttacacgtaagtttcaataactccataccattacatatcgacattcaaggagcaaagatgagacgtcgttgtgtggtgagaactgatagaaaatcgtaaacaacaacaatcgccggtggggagaagccatttttccattgactggaagcctgctttatttattgtaggttacaaaaaataaagaaaatggcggcattgttgttgttatcgattttgtatcagttctcaccacacaacgacgtctcatctttgctgcttaaatgtcggtatgtaatggtatggagttattgaaacttactacgtgtaaaaaagactagaaattgaatgtttatttttaagcctcgaaagttgcactgggtgcctttaacaggaGGTTTGGCAATGTGGCGCAGCCTTATCTTATGttatgaaacacagacacaaccaatGATAACAAGTCCGAATGGGGGTTGTCGATGCCAAACTGTGTTCCCCAAGCAGAAATCAATCCTCTGTTCCAATCTCCCCTCAGACTTTATGCTGCTCCCAGGCTCCCCATCCCCACTTCAAGATGGCGGCCgcatttctcgcgtcccagcagccaatgctgcgGCCTATTTTATTCCATTCACTCATCCCAACCACACTTATGGAGAATGTAaatgaaaataccaaaaaattaatgcttaatatttacactttAACCTCTATTGTATAATATCAGATCCAAAAGGTAGGAAGTATGAAACAAattaataataacacattttcaGAGTTCCTAGGAAAAGAATCTAAGGGAAAGACAGTAGCAGTTTCTCTATATTCGATCAGTTATTCATCTCACCTGTTGTGCCTACACGCCTGAGGCCTAACAACTCATTAAACTAACAGTATTTATGCCCTGGTTTCCAATCCACTCATCGCCAGAACTTTGTCTACTCTAACCAAGTTAAACTTGCTCCTGTCCAAGTGTTTCACTGTATTCCCAAGGATATTCCTAACCTTGATCTCTTGTGTCTATAGAATCTCAAACCCTGCCTGTGCCTGCCTGCCCAAACTCCGGCCACTGAGAACTTGCCTGTTCCACCTTTTTAGTCAACcatgtgtgtcttgtgtttcgGTTCCCTAGTCTCACCATAAGAGGCCATTTGCATTCTCCGTTGAGGCAGAAAAAGTACATGGCCAGCATTTATTTTGATGACGAGCGGCTTCAAAGATAACCATTGTAACCATAAGATAACCATAACCACTTTTCCATGCTTTTTCATTGACAACGTGGAGTTTAAGGATATGCTTTTTAATGATTGGATGTTAAACACACTTATTATTTTGCTGTTAATCCATATTTTAGAAGTTATAAAAGCAAATTTTTTTTTGCTGCTGTAGACTCTCGCTGAGAAACAGACTAACCAGAAAAATGACTAAAAGTGAACTGTACAATTCAGTGATGGAGCTTTGCGTTTAAACTAGGGCTATTCCTTTTCCTTTCTCCGACACAAACAGCACACATTCTGACAGGTAACAATTCATTTTATTATGCTAGACAGATGAAAAACTGAGCCATGATAGCAGCAATTGAAACTATTGAAATATGTACACTATCACATCACACAGAGGATACATGTTACCTTTACAATGTAAACACAGGTTACACAGGGACATGTTTAATGCTAGAAAAGAATACCAAACCAACAACGCACCACGTTATTAGCCCATAGTCCCCCGCTCTTTACAGCACAGTCTGCCTGTACAGTCAGCTGGGATGGTTGGTTACCAACCATGTTGATCACAACATGTTGAGTCCCCTTTCATGTTTTCTATTTAAATGTTAATTAGATGGATCCTGTCCATGATCTAGTGTATGTTCCAAATAGACCAACCATTATTCATGATTGTCTGATGATGCAATAACTTGTCAAAATAAAAGGTTAACCAAAATCACGAGGACATATAGTACAACTCAggcatatatatttttggtttgttttctgATTTTTTGAGAAAAAGGTATGTGCACACATAACGGACCATATTAGCATCAGTTACTCTTCACTCGACTGACCGGCCTCAATCAGCAGCTGCATTAGTTGAGTCCTAAAAAGATAATCATAATTTTTGGACTCCGGCATATCATTTACAAAACAAATTGAAATTGAAGAAACATGAGCGCTGGTAtgataacctttttttttttttaaagagcgAGTTCATCATAGATACGATAGCTGTTGGTGAATCTCACAGCTACCTCATCGTGAATGTGTGAATCACAGAACACTTGTCTCCCactttgtgttttctttgcatgtcgatttgtgtgtatatactgtataggaACACGTCACACAACACTCGGAGATGGTAAAGTGCGCTCTGGAGGTGGTTGCTAAGGAAATGCTTCATCTTTCATGAGCATGCGGGGGCTCTCCTGATTGTCCATGCGCCGCCGGGGTCCCATCATGCCTGTTAACACACAACCCACACCCCTTCTTAACACACAACCCACTCCCCTTCTTAACACACAACCCACACCCCTTCTTAACACACAACCCACTCCCCTTCTTAACACACAACCCACACCCCTTCTTAACACACAACCCACTCCCCTTCTTAACACACAACCCACACCCCTTCGTAACACGCAACCCACACTCCTTATTTTTAACACATTCCACACCCCTTCTTTTTAACACACAACCCACACCCCTTCTGAACACACAAGCCACACCCCTTCTTAACACACAAGCCACACCCCTTCGTAACACACAAGCCACACCCCTTCTTGACACACAACCCACACCCCTTCTTGACACACAACCCACACCCCTTCTTGACACACAACCCACACCCCTTCTTGACACACAACCCGCACCCCTTCTTGACACACAACCCACACCCCTTCTTAACACACAATACATATTCCTCAACATCTGTGTGCATTCAATAAATTATGAACCAAAAGGAAGAAAGCAGGACAGCACAAGTACATTCTTATGAACATAAACCTACCACTTTTATGCTTGAAGGATTTTGATCTTCTTGGAGAGTTTGGATTCTGAGACATATCAAAAAACAAAAGTTAGGTTAAATTTGACATTTTGGGACATggaaaaaataacacatttatggggggagggggggggggaagcttgagaataatgccgcgtttccactgcagggtgcagtacggttcggttcgcctcagtccggtagggagggggcggtatagcccagctcagttccgaggtcacgtttccaccgccgaaccctttatggtaggccggatgtcaatcgctgcgacagctacgtaagcatcgtgacatcatagcagcgcgacacagcGTAGcttgctcaataaaaacaatggaaaaggaAACCAGCTGGAAGACCTTCTCGTTCCTCACTGCTCCATCAAGCTCCCTctgcacgtcttcctccccaagaatgcagaggaacgtctccacctccttgttcgtccaagcaagcgttttacgcgacatgttcattgtaaagaataatacctcgaggctactgtttgtttgtttttattcccacatcgcccggaagtgacgtcTTGtcaaccaatcaacggaggtggtgtgtagctcgaattttccggcaccctttcaggcgtctcagtaccccaacggaggagtactgaagacgagggcaaaacgagtacggctcagtccgggtcacgcccacttttggtgttggaaacgcaatccgtaccgcacctttgcgaaccgaaccgtaccgcaccctgaagtggaaacgcgccataataTATCCATCCAAATCTTTAAATTTCCCATTTAAACCTGTTCAACAGAATATCTTAAATTTTGAGGTAACTTTTTACCCAGATGAATGTTGAGTAAATTATACTGCTTTCCCCACAAAACaaaattactaatataatataaattatacaacagaaaaaacaacagtcctcTAAAGCAAGAATGTCCCCTCAAAAGGTCCTGGTTGGTTTAGTCAGCACAACAACGGGTCTTCCCTTTCTCAAACCACTTTTCTAATTTAAATGTTCAgatgccatttaaaaaatgcatggTATGCATTTCAGCAGATGGAAAGCTTGACAAAAACCACCCATCATACTATTGGAAAAAGAGAAATTAAAATCAATAGAATGCGTCATCATGCATGCTAAGCACCATGGACATAAAAAAAAGCTACTGTTCATCTTTTTCGTCGATATCAAACTTACCTTATCCGATTTCCTTTTCTTTGCTGCAAGACCCAAACAAAAACATGGTTTTAGATTCCAATGATGACTATTTTATAATCAAACcactgtttttatttgttttcctcCTAGAAGTTCATATTTATCAGTATTGACTAATTCAAGCATCAATCTCATACAAAAACTCATGAACAAAAGGCGTGGGGAACAGTAAATACTTGATGTAATTTCTCTAATAAAATCATCCAGAAAACGTCCTACTTCACCTTTCTTTTCGGCCCCGTAAGACCAGTCATTGTCGTTGACGTCGTCGTTGTCCTCTTGGTCGCTTTCGGACTTGTTATTGGTGGTGTTCCCGGTGACTATCCTACAAAGAAGGAGGACTCTTTACTACTTTGcccatttagtcatttagcatttGCTTTTCATTAAGGAAGATATAGGGTTACAGATTATATTTTTCTACTAGTTTAGGTTAGCATCTTATACCTCTGGCCTATTGGTACCTAATATGGATCCCTCTGATGTGTCCCTCCTTCTCAAGGTGTCTACCTTACCTTAGTGGGATGCTGAGGCAATATCCTTAGTCTAGCTTACCTGATACCCTTACATTTAATAACAATTATTGAGCAGGTATGGGTTACGGGCATTGAGCTCCACGGTGCGTTCATGGGGGTCGAGGACATTGGGTATTGAACCCAGAACCACCTCAGCAGGGGCTTATACCCAGAGCGTCCCAGTGACTTTTGATAGAGGTCAGAGCAGTGCACTGCATTTGTCATAGGCAGACCGTTGGTTTACAAAACCGTAAGGAAGTGGTAAAGTAGTAAAGCCCGCCTCTTGCTTAATACCATTGGCTGCCTGGGCCGAGTCATTGACGAGCGGTGATACTCTGTGCCTTGCGCTGAAAGTTGAGAATATCCGCGCGTCTTAAATACTATAAAAGCGCAAAGCGCAGCGCAAAAGAGGAGGCCGCGGCAGGCCCGCCATGTGATGGCCGCCTGAGGATAGCTGTGCATCAGGGTCAGGGACCTCCTGCCGGGGGGACCACCCGAGGCGTACCTGCGGTTGGCGATGCGGCTGCTGTTGCGGCCCATGCCCAGGCACTTTTCCAGGTGCGGGGCGAAGCGCGAGGCGGCGATGCTACGATTGCAGTTGGGACAAACGCACTCCTTGTTCTTCCATTGGTTGTACACCTGTCCAAACACATCCACTCCAGGCTGGTCCACGATTTCTGCACATTTATAACACAAACAACCGTTATTTCCTGTTTGGGATAATTAAAGTATAGTTCAGCTCATCAACTTCAAATGCACTTTCAGCACTATTTGCTATTTAGTGATTGCCTCGCATCCAAAGTGTATCATGAAGTAAGGTACAAGTAATAACTGCActgtgtggacattggggatcgaataCTCTAGCCACTACACTATGAAATATATTAGAGGTTGTTGTATTGAGCCAATAAATAGTGCATCAAAAAAGCTAAGCCAAATGAAAAGTGGTTCTATATTTTTGCTTCAAAGGCTTCACTGCTCTCTGAGCTTGCCACAATCCAGGGAGCGCAATACGTTTGATTACATTTGATTAGAACCAATGACATGAATAGACCGGTCTTTAATGTGTAATTAAAAGATAACATTGTCCATCCATAAGTCCTACCCCTCAACGATACAGGACTATACAACCTAAAAAGCGAAGTTTACCTTTTAAAGGTTGTATAagcgattctaggccgaaacTAAATGAtgacattcatctgatctttcctcacgatcagctagctgcccgccccattAGCAGGCCATCAAAAAAACGCGTCTCTGTACGTAGCCTATGTTcgagatcgtacacaaaaacaaatggtactaccaaccactcaaaaaccaaaacaaatagtattccaaccaatcacagacaaggggtgggtgttgttgGGTTTTGTGCTGCGTTCATCATtgtttttactggatgcatATACcacggaagggaggggagattgtttgtttgtgatctTGCTTCAAACAACAGAAGTGACCCAACATCGCTAATTAACAAGCGATGTTTGGTAATCTAAAAAAATATTACATCTATTTATTAAAAAGCACACCAGATACATTTGTTTAAAAATCCTCCAAATCGACCAGGCCCCAAATCCCCCTACTTTAGGTAAGGACTCCAGGCTCCCCCTGATCCTCTACTTTAGGTAAGGACTCTAGGCTCCCCCTGACCCTCTACTTTAGGTAAGGACTTCGGACCCCCCCCTTTAGGTAAGGACTCCAGGCTCCCCCTGACCCTCAACTTTAGGTAAGGATCCCAGGCTAAGCCCCAAATGTTGGAATATTCTACTTGCATCGTTGGTGTGGTTTGGGGATGGATTGTGTTGGCCCAGTCTGGTACAGAATGCCAGGCCCGATTTGTTGTTCCAGTCAAGCAGAGATGTACAGCATGACTAGAAGCACGACCCAGTGTGCATCGCGGTTTTGAAGATATAACACATTGTTGTTGTGCTTACCAAAGTCCCTCATACTTTCTTGGTCTGTGTCATCCAGGAAGAAATAGCCCTGTTTAACGGCCCGGTGGACCTCAAAGCAGAGGCCCAGGCACGCATCCTCCACCAGATCAGACAGGATGTCTTGCGCTAGGCCCTGCCACCCAACAAAACACACATCGGTGACAACATTCAGAAGCTATGGGCCACCATTGCGCTGTATAGCTTGGCCCATAGTGTTGAGACATTAAACGTGCTAGACGTACGTGTAACCTGGCACACAATCTACCACCACACACTTTACCTCCAGCTTGCTGTTGTCCAGGCTGGACATTGAAACCTCTTCCATTTTCATTTGCCAGAATTACAAGATGTGCCGACACTGCTGTGTTCATGCTGTAGTAAAGCAGGATGGGCCAGGAGGGGCTGTGATGAGGGACAAATGGTACAGACACAATAAGGCCTGGGCCAAGAGAGGCTGTGATGAGAGACACAATGTACAGACACAATAAGGCCTGGGTCAGGAGGGCCTGTGATGGGAGACACACGGTACAGACACAATAAGGCCTGGGCCAGGAGGGGCTAGACACACGGTACAGACACAATAAGGCCTGGGCCAGAAGGGGCTGTGACGGGAGACACACGGTACAGACACATTAAGGCCTGGGCAAGGATTGGCTGTGACGGgacacacagtacagacataGTAAGGCCTGGGCCAGGAGGGACTACAGACACACGGTACAGACACAATAAGGCCTGGGCAAGGAGTGGCTGTGATGGAGGACAGACACACGGTACGGACAAAACAGTAGAGATAAACGAGTGTGTCGGGCGTCTGTTTTCTGTCCGTGATGTACTTACAAGTGCTCGGTCAACAGCCAGGGACGAGGGTCGATTCCCGACCCAGCCGCTTATAACCTAGCAGTAGGAGAACAAGTCATAACCTAGCAGTAGGAGATCCAGTCATAACCTAGCAGTAGGAGAACCAGTCATAACCTAGTAGTAGGAGAACAAGTCATTGAAGCGGCCCCGCCGGGGAACCAGACCCAGTGATCGGACCCCCACCGGGGGACCAGACCCAGGGTGTAGCTTAGCCCGGCTAAACACAACAAAGAGCTCGGCTGGGAGGATGATGGGTGGACTAAAATAGCAATGTGTCGATTTGAAAACGCCTATTCACTCTTAGGGTGAATGCAGCGGATCACATCCCGAGTGTT
It contains:
- the atxn7l3b gene encoding ataxin-7-like protein 3, coding for MKMEEVSMSSLDNSKLEGLAQDILSDLVEDACLGLCFEVHRAVKQGYFFLDDTDQESMRDFEIVDQPGVDVFGQVYNQWKNKECVCPNCNRSIAASRFAPHLEKCLGMGRNSSRIANRRIVTGNTTNNKSESDQEDNDDVNDNDWSYGAEKKAKKRKSDKNPNSPRRSKSFKHKSGMMGPRRRMDNQESPRMLMKDEAFP